AGGACGAGTACCTGCCCAACCCGGACAACGCCGAGGCCCAGTGGGGTCGCGTACAGATCCGCTCCGGCCAGACCACGACCGGTTCGGACGGCCAGGACACGATCACCGTCGAGGCGACCGTGGACGGCGCGGACACCGTGCTCAACGGCACCGGCAACGGCCCGATCTCCGCGTTCTTCGAAGCGCTGCAGGCCATCGGCATCGACGCCCGGCTGCTGGACTACACCGAGCACACGATGAGCGAGGGCGCGAGCGCACAGGCCGCCTCCTACATCGAGTGCGCCATCGACGGAAAGGTCCTGTGGGGCATCGGCATCGACGCCAACACCACGCGGGCCTCCCTGAAGGCGGTCGTCTCCGCGGTCAACCGCGCCACCCGCTGACCCGGCGCCCGAAAGGGCATGAAGTCGTACGGTCCGTGAACCCCGCCCTCCCGCACCCGGGGGGCGGGGTTCGGCCATCTCCGGGCGGTTGTGACGGGCAAGGTGCTGACGCCGCTTCACGGATGTGGTTAACATCACGTCCAACACGGCAATGTTGCCGGAGCATTACGGAGGTGTGCGACGTGCGGTCAAGCCTGGGACAACGCGCCAAAAAGCTGCGTATCTGCGGCATCCGCACGATGTGGGACACCGTCGGTGACGGCGAGTTCTTCTGCCCCGGCTGCGGTGGTGACCGCAACTACCGCCGCCTCACCGGGCGCCGCCGCTTCGCCGTCCTCGGCGTACCGCTGCTGCGACGCGGCACCGTGGGCCCGGTCGTCGAATGCGCCGCCTGCCACACCCACTTCGACACCGATGCGCTCGACCACCCCACCACCACGCGGTTCTCCGCGATGCTCAGGGACGCCGTCCACACCGTGACCCTCGGGGTTCTCGCAGCGGGCGGCAGCACCTCCCGTACGGTCCTGGAGACGGCGGTCGAGACCGTGCGCGGCGCCGGCTTCGACGGCTGCACGCAGGAGCAGCTCGCCACCGTCGTCGAGATCCTCTCCGCCGACATCGGCCACGGCTCCGCGTTCGACCCCGCGGCCGAGGCGTGCGGCGCGGCCCTCGCCATCGAGCTCCACGAGGCCCTGGAACCGCTCGCCCCGCATCTC
This genomic interval from Streptomyces sp. NBC_00464 contains the following:
- a CDS encoding TerB family tellurite resistance protein, whose amino-acid sequence is MRSSLGQRAKKLRICGIRTMWDTVGDGEFFCPGCGGDRNYRRLTGRRRFAVLGVPLLRRGTVGPVVECAACHTHFDTDALDHPTTTRFSAMLRDAVHTVTLGVLAAGGSTSRTVLETAVETVRGAGFDGCTQEQLATVVEILSADIGHGSAFDPAAEACGAALAIELHEALEPLAPHLAPAGRESILLQGARIALADGPYSPAEREVLTTVGGALRLRGEDTARLLAAAARTPS